One Synechococcus sp. JA-2-3B'a(2-13) genomic window carries:
- a CDS encoding fused MFS/spermidine synthase, which yields MVWLVGLSLFGSAFCLFWGQLLLGKLLLPLWGGSPLVWNTCLAFFQATLLLGYLWADRLGRGLNPRMGVLIHGILLLVGLRLLPFQLGIPGQPEGWWPPLALLANLTLGAGVPLFLLSATTPLLQRGLAARGVAGQREALDPYFLYVASNAGSLGGLLGYPLVLEPRLSLAWQTLLWTGSYALVAALVLLSGVGLLLSCNGVAEPQERGADSQGSSAALGNWAVSWRERWRWAGLAFLPAGLLVAVTTLLTTDVAAVPLLWAIPLGIYLLTFMLAFGGIHPNKGVLGTTALLACGAVGTQVLGWVRPGFLLLPLHLTTFGLVSWGCHSRLACRRPPVEQLTQFYLWLALGGSLGGMFSALLAPQVFETVLEYPLLLGMSLAVLGAQGGRVGLWLGLGLLLPLLLLHFQPQALLQVGAGVGLALGWAVLALLVSGESRSQQQSGAPGWQAKVGWVGAMAGLVVLLGQPWLQPGLQVIHSERSAFGLNRIVEYRTEQGSFRGLLHGTTLHGSQNLDPEKALEPLTYFSRSGPVGQVFAAFRAQTVDPMPAIAVLGLGIGTLAAYAEPGDEWTFFELDPTVVDWASRYFSYLRWAQARAQVQVILGDARLSLKGIPEGSYDLMVMDAFSSDAVPVHLLTQEALALYLSKLKPHGWLLFNITNRHLDLAPLLAGLAGSLQLHAWHQDHRDLSPEQRQAGLAPSHWVLLSPRDASTTASAGRSPLAQNSGVLQELDPWQPLLPQAGDPVWRDDFSNLLQVIRWPWIPLPRGIQIPSSG from the coding sequence TTGGTTTGGCTAGTTGGCCTCAGCTTGTTTGGTAGCGCTTTTTGCCTCTTTTGGGGACAGTTGCTGCTGGGCAAGTTGCTGTTGCCGCTGTGGGGGGGATCCCCCCTGGTGTGGAATACCTGCCTGGCCTTTTTTCAGGCCACCCTGCTGCTGGGCTACCTGTGGGCAGACCGGCTGGGGCGCGGGCTCAATCCCAGGATGGGGGTGCTGATCCACGGGATCTTGCTGCTGGTCGGGCTGAGGCTTCTGCCCTTTCAGCTGGGGATCCCCGGCCAACCGGAAGGATGGTGGCCCCCTCTCGCTCTGTTGGCAAACTTGACTTTGGGAGCTGGGGTGCCGCTGTTTCTCCTGTCGGCGACGACGCCGTTGCTGCAACGGGGGTTGGCGGCAAGAGGGGTCGCGGGGCAACGGGAGGCTTTGGATCCCTATTTTCTCTATGTGGCCAGCAATGCCGGCAGCTTGGGCGGGCTGCTGGGGTACCCGCTGGTGTTGGAGCCTCGTCTGTCTTTGGCTTGGCAAACTCTCCTGTGGACGGGATCCTACGCGCTGGTGGCAGCCCTGGTGCTGCTGAGCGGGGTGGGTCTGCTGCTCAGTTGCAACGGCGTTGCCGAGCCACAAGAACGTGGGGCGGATTCCCAGGGATCCAGCGCTGCTCTGGGGAATTGGGCTGTTTCCTGGCGAGAGCGTTGGCGCTGGGCGGGGCTGGCTTTTTTGCCGGCGGGCCTGTTGGTGGCGGTCACCACTCTGTTGACCACCGACGTGGCGGCGGTGCCCCTGTTGTGGGCCATCCCCCTGGGGATCTATCTGCTGACATTCATGCTGGCTTTCGGGGGGATCCACCCCAATAAGGGGGTTTTGGGAACGACAGCTCTTCTGGCCTGCGGGGCGGTGGGGACACAGGTCTTGGGCTGGGTGAGGCCGGGTTTTTTGCTTTTGCCGCTGCATCTGACCACCTTTGGGCTGGTGAGCTGGGGCTGCCACAGCCGGTTGGCTTGCCGTCGCCCGCCGGTGGAGCAGTTGACGCAGTTTTACCTGTGGCTGGCTTTGGGGGGGAGCTTAGGGGGAATGTTCTCTGCTCTCTTGGCACCGCAGGTGTTTGAGACAGTGCTGGAATATCCCCTGTTGCTGGGGATGTCGCTGGCAGTGCTGGGGGCTCAGGGGGGGCGGGTGGGCCTGTGGCTGGGGCTGGGGCTGCTCCTGCCTTTGCTGCTGTTGCACTTTCAACCGCAGGCGTTGCTGCAGGTGGGCGCTGGGGTGGGTTTGGCGTTGGGCTGGGCGGTGCTGGCGCTGTTGGTGTCAGGGGAGAGCCGTTCACAGCAGCAGAGCGGAGCCCCTGGCTGGCAGGCCAAGGTCGGTTGGGTGGGAGCAATGGCGGGGTTGGTTGTGCTGCTGGGGCAACCCTGGCTGCAGCCGGGACTGCAGGTGATCCACAGCGAGCGCAGCGCCTTCGGCCTCAACCGGATCGTGGAGTACCGGACTGAGCAGGGATCCTTTCGTGGCCTTCTGCACGGCACCACTCTACACGGCAGCCAAAACTTGGATCCGGAAAAAGCGCTGGAGCCGCTGACCTATTTTTCTCGGTCTGGGCCGGTTGGGCAGGTGTTTGCGGCGTTCAGAGCCCAGACTGTGGATCCCATGCCCGCCATTGCCGTATTGGGGCTGGGGATCGGCACGTTGGCCGCCTATGCCGAGCCAGGGGATGAGTGGACGTTTTTCGAGTTGGATCCCACCGTGGTCGATTGGGCGAGCCGCTATTTTTCCTATCTCCGGTGGGCTCAGGCACGGGCGCAGGTGCAGGTCATCCTCGGTGATGCCCGGCTCAGCCTCAAGGGGATCCCAGAGGGCAGCTACGACCTGATGGTGATGGATGCCTTCAGCTCTGACGCAGTGCCGGTGCATTTGCTCACGCAAGAGGCTTTGGCCCTCTACCTCAGCAAGCTCAAGCCCCACGGCTGGCTGCTCTTCAACATCACCAACCGCCACCTCGACCTGGCCCCGCTGTTGGCTGGCCTGGCCGGATCCCTGCAGCTTCACGCTTGGCACCAAGACCACCGGGATCTCTCCCCTGAGCAACGCCAGGCGGGGCTGGCCCCTTCCCACTGGGTGCTGTTATCGCCGCGCGACGCTTCGACGACCGCCTCAGCAGGGCGGAGCCCTTTGGCCCAAAACTCTGGAGTCCTGCAGGAACTGGATCCCTGGCAGCCCCTTTTGCCCCAGGCCGGGGATCCCGTCTGGCGGGATGATTTTTCCAACCTGCTGCAGGTGATCCGTTGGCCTTGGATCCCTTTGCCGAGAGGTATTCAGATCCCCAGTTCTGGATAG
- a CDS encoding NADPH-dependent FMN reductase, translating to MSPLQALTGNPQTTMAETSAARFVAIGGSLRPNSLTYQALEVARREFEKLGIPLHILDLRQMKLPFVDGSESYADYPDVAVLRATMKRADGIILASPEYHGGISGSLKNALDLLSFEQLEGKVFGLISVLGGESNSNTLNQMRLIVRWVHGWVIPEQIAIGRAWNAFDEQGNLKDEKLQQRFQHFVQSLVTHTHKLRGIPVVKPS from the coding sequence ATGTCTCCTCTACAAGCCCTCACTGGCAATCCTCAAACCACCATGGCTGAAACCTCTGCGGCTCGTTTCGTGGCAATCGGGGGCAGCTTGCGGCCCAATTCCCTGACGTACCAGGCGCTGGAGGTGGCGCGGCGCGAGTTTGAGAAGTTGGGGATCCCGTTGCACATCCTCGATCTGCGGCAGATGAAGTTGCCCTTTGTGGATGGCTCGGAATCCTATGCAGATTATCCCGATGTGGCAGTCCTACGAGCAACCATGAAGCGGGCGGATGGGATCATCCTAGCCAGCCCGGAGTACCACGGCGGCATCAGCGGCAGCCTGAAAAATGCACTGGATCTGTTGAGTTTTGAGCAACTGGAGGGTAAGGTCTTTGGGTTAATCAGCGTTTTGGGCGGCGAGAGCAACAGCAATACCCTGAACCAGATGCGCTTGATTGTGCGTTGGGTGCATGGCTGGGTGATCCCAGAGCAAATCGCCATCGGTCGGGCTTGGAACGCTTTTGACGAGCAAGGCAATCTCAAAGACGAGAAGCTACAACAGCGCTTTCAACACTTTGTCCAGAGCTTGGTGACCCATACTCACAAGCTGCGAGGGATCCCAGTGGTGAAGCCTTCCTGA
- a CDS encoding GAF domain-containing protein has protein sequence MVQSVPPHSDRAGPISPLVALQATLQQMREQSDANTLVQLTLEYVKAAFGAPLIWLAFYDYPNHQLVGQGGVTLLEDQTLLRAVHPLQPGEILEQVVIEQRPISLPDLSQEPRMGIWQREARRLGGIQGCFIYPFSAYGPLSRTAVGRRRCLGILMLGSQMWGVTTHEDEKALLGILLGQLAASLQELENAWQQQTEKRLEDPLLRLGTAMRQVRSLQERVSLVRQELQSFLGAVHIQVYWHERGQGQFVPHGSAPKAVGNSGGTESSQPPVPKRAKVGAGPTGEVSLSLRELGDMYYTLADGQVVVGGTGTTRSEVPPKLMQQLRAQAVLAAPILLEKDLLGFIWVQSDVPRTWQAAERQLVAAAANGLALAAPIENLDRRIRQLADDQEFVQQVGRSLYNPAELQQALQQAVVGLAQRLKVGAVAVLTVDPDSPIPRLFYEYRSVAEQQGKQTLPQQFSPLSDQDWQDLMRSEVVVAENYDQDLRLLSWRQELAGVRSLMLTHTGVGGTATTPVEGLLLVLHPQLRAWSREERQLLRGIAQQVGVILRQIRSEQRRQRQEQLLKGLITTCSTLPNLATLSDLYTTTTRQTAQLLGIPLALMVSWQPGESRAQLQGPFTTAAGTETGSTEIDLQDPLLAYALQSAEPLPLTQEQIPPASRTWLSRVSGAEHFAAGLGSWLLVALGETNSSQAGALGVLILGAEAGKVWDPDERAAVMLIAQTCGWTLRRLLWMQTLQEQQEVLRELNWYKHRRLMDMQNALLDSLRRLGQVPEIPGDEATRWQKVVEIGRGLRDLTVSTGPLLQSETWQVQPQLRSVPLATLVRKSLRRVEALTQKRKLWPRAHGDMSIAVQGDPERLEMVLWEVLTAAILRSPEGGRLDLWSQASVRDSDAEPFGYAELLVVDQGSFDPHLMAALQLDPNQVIYADPLLKSPLSVSPGLELSLCQRVVQRMGGQLSFYLSSDGRCVSRLLLPMGSDEPHPPG, from the coding sequence ATGGTTCAGTCTGTTCCCCCTCATTCCGATAGAGCTGGGCCAATATCTCCCCTGGTGGCCCTGCAAGCAACCTTGCAGCAGATGCGGGAGCAGAGCGATGCCAACACCCTCGTTCAGCTCACGCTGGAGTATGTCAAGGCGGCGTTTGGGGCGCCGCTGATCTGGCTGGCCTTTTACGACTATCCAAATCACCAGTTGGTGGGTCAGGGGGGAGTGACCCTTCTTGAGGATCAAACCCTACTGCGGGCGGTGCATCCTCTACAGCCGGGGGAGATCCTGGAGCAGGTGGTGATCGAGCAGCGACCGATCAGCCTGCCCGACCTCTCTCAGGAACCGCGCATGGGCATTTGGCAGCGGGAGGCCAGGCGACTGGGCGGGATCCAGGGCTGTTTCATTTATCCCTTCTCGGCCTACGGCCCGCTGTCGCGAACGGCAGTGGGACGGCGGCGCTGCTTGGGGATCCTGATGTTGGGATCCCAAATGTGGGGGGTTACCACCCATGAGGACGAAAAGGCTCTCCTGGGGATTTTGCTGGGGCAGTTGGCAGCCTCTCTGCAGGAGTTGGAAAACGCTTGGCAGCAGCAGACCGAAAAGCGCCTTGAGGATCCACTCCTGAGGTTGGGAACAGCGATGCGCCAGGTGAGATCCCTGCAGGAACGGGTCAGCCTGGTGAGGCAGGAGTTACAGTCTTTTCTGGGCGCTGTCCACATTCAGGTGTATTGGCACGAGCGCGGCCAGGGGCAATTCGTCCCCCATGGAAGCGCCCCCAAAGCTGTTGGCAACAGCGGGGGGACGGAGTCCTCTCAGCCCCCTGTTCCCAAAAGGGCTAAAGTCGGAGCAGGGCCAACAGGGGAGGTCAGCCTTTCGCTGCGGGAATTGGGGGACATGTACTACACCCTCGCCGATGGCCAGGTGGTGGTGGGCGGCACAGGGACGACTCGCTCTGAGGTTCCCCCCAAGCTGATGCAGCAGTTGCGGGCCCAGGCCGTTTTGGCGGCCCCGATTTTGCTGGAAAAGGATCTGCTGGGGTTCATCTGGGTGCAATCGGATGTGCCCCGTACCTGGCAAGCCGCTGAGCGACAGTTGGTAGCTGCTGCCGCCAATGGGTTGGCCTTGGCTGCCCCCATAGAAAATCTGGATCGCCGCATTCGCCAGTTGGCCGATGACCAAGAGTTTGTGCAACAGGTGGGCCGCTCGCTTTACAACCCGGCGGAGCTGCAACAGGCTCTCCAGCAAGCCGTTGTCGGCCTGGCCCAGCGCCTGAAAGTCGGTGCAGTGGCCGTGTTGACGGTGGATCCCGACAGCCCCATCCCCCGCCTCTTCTACGAGTACCGCAGCGTCGCGGAGCAACAGGGCAAGCAGACTTTGCCGCAGCAGTTCAGCCCTCTGAGCGACCAGGACTGGCAGGATCTCATGCGCAGCGAGGTGGTGGTGGCAGAAAACTACGACCAAGATCTGCGCCTGCTCTCTTGGCGGCAGGAACTGGCAGGAGTTCGTTCCCTGATGCTGACCCACACCGGGGTCGGCGGTACCGCCACCACACCTGTGGAAGGGCTGCTCTTGGTGTTGCATCCCCAGCTACGGGCCTGGAGCCGGGAAGAGCGGCAACTGCTGCGGGGGATTGCCCAACAGGTGGGGGTGATCCTGCGGCAAATTCGGTCAGAACAACGCCGGCAACGACAAGAGCAATTGCTCAAGGGCCTGATCACCACTTGTTCAACCTTGCCAAACTTGGCCACCTTGTCAGATCTGTACACCACTACCACTCGACAGACGGCCCAATTGCTGGGGATCCCTCTGGCGCTCATGGTTAGTTGGCAGCCGGGGGAGAGCCGGGCTCAGCTCCAGGGGCCTTTTACTACCGCTGCCGGGACGGAGACCGGCTCCACCGAGATCGACCTGCAAGATCCCCTACTGGCCTACGCGCTGCAGTCGGCAGAACCTCTGCCGCTCACCCAGGAGCAGATCCCCCCTGCCAGCCGCACTTGGCTCAGTCGCGTCAGCGGTGCGGAGCACTTTGCTGCCGGCCTGGGATCCTGGCTGCTGGTGGCGCTGGGGGAGACAAACTCCTCGCAGGCGGGAGCTTTGGGAGTTTTGATCTTGGGGGCAGAAGCGGGCAAGGTTTGGGATCCCGACGAGCGGGCGGCTGTGATGTTGATCGCCCAGACCTGCGGCTGGACGCTGCGGCGCTTGCTCTGGATGCAAACTTTGCAAGAGCAGCAGGAGGTGCTCAGGGAGTTGAACTGGTACAAACACCGCCGCCTGATGGACATGCAGAATGCCCTTCTGGACAGCCTGCGCCGCCTGGGTCAGGTGCCGGAGATTCCCGGAGACGAAGCCACCCGCTGGCAAAAGGTGGTGGAGATCGGCAGAGGGCTGCGGGATCTGACCGTCTCCACAGGGCCGTTGTTGCAGTCGGAAACTTGGCAGGTGCAGCCGCAGTTGCGGTCGGTGCCCTTGGCAACCTTGGTGCGCAAAAGCCTACGCCGAGTGGAGGCCCTGACCCAAAAACGCAAGTTATGGCCGCGGGCCCATGGGGACATGAGCATTGCCGTCCAGGGGGATCCCGAACGACTGGAGATGGTGCTCTGGGAGGTGTTGACAGCCGCTATTTTGCGCAGCCCGGAAGGGGGGCGGCTGGATCTGTGGAGCCAAGCCAGCGTTCGCGATAGCGATGCGGAGCCCTTTGGCTATGCAGAGCTGCTGGTGGTGGATCAGGGCAGCTTCGACCCTCACCTGATGGCCGCCCTTCAGTTGGATCCGAACCAGGTGATCTACGCGGATCCTCTGCTCAAGTCGCCTCTATCGGTAAGTCCTGGTCTGGAACTCAGCCTGTGTCAACGGGTGGTGCAGCGGATGGGGGGCCAGCTCTCCTTTTACCTCTCTTCCGATGGGCGTTGTGTCTCTCGGCTGCTCCTGCCGATGGGCAGCGACGAGCCCCATCCCCCTGGGTAG
- a CDS encoding energy-coupling factor transporter transmembrane component T family protein, whose translation MDILRNAPLGIYLEEPRTWLHCLDPRVKLAWLLSFLLSPILAGNGWRLAVVVALLLLTVAARLPRRVWSGQLSLVLALSLLTFGITSLAPDGLGVFPQPQRQDMQVVGYGLTGIPAVPVSGAGHFDLAVEQGSPDRAWREQTRAWQTPYRYRLVQFSLLGRTFQVSRRSLSVALRLGTLIFTLLYATHLFLLTTAPEEIAEGIGQWLQPLKRWRWPIAEVILTLTLALRFLPLVMEEVQNLARAVRTRDVRWGSLSFRGGMQTLLALVERFFENLLLRAEQTAMAMQARGLTGPDHPLRWHRLQLRRLDRGLLSLLPLFWLLRTLSP comes from the coding sequence GTGGATATTCTGCGGAATGCCCCGCTGGGGATTTATCTGGAAGAGCCTCGCACCTGGCTACATTGCCTGGATCCGCGGGTTAAGCTGGCCTGGCTGCTCAGCTTTCTCCTCAGCCCCATTTTGGCCGGCAATGGTTGGCGCTTGGCCGTGGTGGTGGCTCTTCTGCTGCTAACTGTGGCGGCCCGTCTGCCGCGCCGGGTTTGGTCGGGCCAACTCTCCCTGGTGCTGGCCCTGAGCCTGCTCACCTTTGGGATCACCAGCTTGGCGCCGGATGGATTGGGGGTTTTTCCCCAACCGCAACGGCAGGATATGCAGGTGGTGGGCTATGGGCTGACCGGGATCCCCGCTGTTCCCGTTAGCGGTGCAGGGCACTTCGACTTGGCCGTAGAACAGGGATCCCCAGACCGTGCCTGGCGGGAGCAAACCCGTGCTTGGCAAACCCCTTACCGCTACCGCCTTGTTCAATTTTCCCTGTTGGGGCGAACCTTTCAGGTCTCCCGCCGTTCTCTATCGGTGGCGCTGCGGCTGGGCACCCTCATTTTTACGTTGCTCTACGCCACCCATTTGTTTCTGTTGACCACGGCCCCCGAAGAAATTGCCGAGGGGATCGGCCAATGGTTGCAGCCTCTCAAGCGTTGGAGATGGCCGATTGCCGAAGTAATTCTCACCCTCACCTTGGCGCTGCGCTTTCTGCCTTTGGTGATGGAAGAGGTGCAAAACTTGGCGCGGGCGGTGCGAACTCGGGATGTGCGCTGGGGATCCCTAAGTTTCCGGGGCGGGATGCAAACCCTGCTGGCCTTGGTGGAGCGCTTTTTTGAAAACTTGCTCCTGCGTGCCGAACAGACGGCTATGGCAATGCAGGCCCGTGGGCTGACCGGCCCAGACCATCCCCTGCGCTGGCACCGCCTACAACTGCGGCGGCTGGATCGCGGCCTACTGTCTCTACTGCCCCTGTTTTGGCTGCTCAGAACCTTGTCCCCCTAA
- a CDS encoding SH3 domain-containing protein, producing the protein MTVRVPLDYYRVLMLSARADEHQIEQAYRERIDLKPGERSWLSGFSPQAVEARAQMIQEAASVLLNPEARRNYDEHLMPTDPTLTVEEAHLPGVLCLYCEAGEYQAALDLAQHLLEQGHPARSDAILARAIARLELGREAWQQGSYEEAARSLQAGLAELEEYQAFPQMQAEIRIDLGKLRPYRILQLLSHEAHAPAPAGRETLVLRTADANGERQQGLALLKAMLDERGGIEGMGQDGSGLSTEDFLRFIQRVRRHLTLKEQQELFEREAERPSMVAAYLAVQVLLAAGYLENRPALVRRARGYLARLAQRQDVHLEQAICSLLLGQTEDALAHLRSTQEVEALQFIEEHSAGSPDHLPGLCRFTEKWFQEEVFPEFRGLEAAQVTLQAYFDNPQVQAYLDEMPSREDPPAGMLSPSAPHRCREQAPHPPPHLPAVVGPEPTQELYRPPAPWQQGVPEPPRLSDLPSYRSTPKAGVSALADESSSAPHRCRERAQDRSPQGDGVQGLRSAGAIGLQDVERYRRSRLGSRKRPALPAVGFAPLTRVAGVVGVGILSLLVIWQMLRGLFTPPPAPPLEQPQVQIEQPPVDISLRDASANDNPGQTEPAPPPELTGPLAEWQGVQQVRVVSNDGLNIRQQPSLTGAIVGTAPRQALLRVVEVQAGEGQVPVWLRIERDGAPGGWVAAQSGSTRLVERL; encoded by the coding sequence ATGACGGTGCGGGTGCCCCTCGACTATTATCGGGTTTTGATGCTGTCGGCACGGGCAGATGAGCATCAGATTGAACAGGCATACCGGGAGCGGATCGATCTCAAGCCGGGCGAGCGCTCCTGGCTGTCGGGGTTCTCGCCACAGGCTGTGGAAGCTCGCGCCCAGATGATCCAAGAGGCGGCTTCTGTGCTGCTGAACCCTGAGGCACGACGAAACTACGACGAACACCTCATGCCAACGGATCCCACCTTGACGGTGGAGGAGGCGCACCTACCGGGAGTGCTGTGCTTGTATTGCGAAGCCGGAGAGTACCAGGCTGCGTTGGACTTGGCTCAACACCTGTTGGAGCAGGGCCACCCTGCTCGTTCCGATGCCATTTTGGCGCGGGCCATCGCTCGTCTGGAACTGGGTCGAGAAGCCTGGCAACAGGGATCCTATGAAGAGGCGGCGCGTTCCCTACAGGCGGGCTTGGCGGAGCTGGAGGAGTATCAGGCCTTTCCGCAGATGCAAGCGGAGATCCGTATCGATTTGGGCAAGCTGCGTCCCTATCGCATTTTGCAACTCCTCAGCCACGAGGCCCATGCTCCCGCCCCAGCCGGAAGAGAGACTCTTGTGCTCCGCACCGCTGATGCGAATGGGGAGCGGCAGCAGGGACTGGCTCTCCTCAAAGCCATGCTGGACGAACGGGGCGGCATCGAGGGGATGGGGCAAGATGGCTCTGGCCTCAGCACCGAAGATTTCCTGCGCTTTATCCAACGGGTACGTCGCCACCTCACCCTCAAAGAACAGCAGGAGTTGTTCGAGCGGGAGGCTGAGCGTCCCTCGATGGTGGCCGCCTACTTGGCCGTGCAGGTGTTGCTGGCGGCAGGTTATCTGGAAAACCGCCCGGCTCTGGTGCGGCGTGCTCGCGGCTACCTGGCTCGTCTGGCGCAGCGGCAGGATGTGCATCTGGAGCAGGCCATCTGTAGTCTGTTGCTGGGGCAGACCGAAGACGCGCTCGCCCATCTGCGCTCCACCCAAGAAGTAGAGGCCTTGCAGTTTATCGAAGAACACTCCGCCGGTTCTCCCGACCATCTGCCGGGTCTGTGCCGCTTCACAGAAAAATGGTTTCAGGAGGAGGTGTTCCCGGAGTTCCGCGGTCTGGAAGCCGCCCAAGTGACGTTGCAAGCCTACTTCGACAACCCCCAAGTACAAGCTTACCTGGACGAAATGCCCAGCCGCGAAGACCCGCCGGCAGGGATGCTCTCTCCCAGTGCTCCGCACCGCTGTCGCGAACAAGCCCCCCATCCCCCACCTCATTTGCCTGCCGTGGTGGGTCCTGAGCCAACCCAGGAATTGTATCGCCCACCCGCCCCTTGGCAACAGGGGGTGCCAGAACCCCCGCGCCTCTCGGATTTGCCCTCTTACCGCAGCACCCCCAAGGCGGGCGTCTCTGCTCTTGCGGATGAGAGTTCTAGTGCTCCGCACCGCTGTCGCGAACGCGCCCAAGACCGTTCCCCTCAGGGGGACGGAGTCCAGGGCCTAAGGTCCGCTGGCGCGATCGGTTTGCAGGATGTGGAGCGTTACCGCCGCAGCCGCTTGGGATCCCGTAAGCGTCCTGCCCTTCCCGCCGTGGGCTTCGCACCGCTGACGCGAGTGGCCGGGGTAGTTGGTGTGGGCATTCTCTCCCTGCTGGTCATCTGGCAAATGCTGCGGGGCCTCTTCACGCCGCCGCCGGCACCACCGCTGGAGCAACCCCAGGTGCAAATTGAGCAGCCGCCGGTTGACATATCGCTACGCGACGCCTCCGCGAACGACAATCCCGGCCAGACAGAACCCGCTCCCCCGCCTGAGCTAACTGGCCCTCTGGCGGAGTGGCAAGGAGTACAACAGGTGCGGGTGGTCTCCAACGATGGCCTCAACATTCGCCAGCAACCCAGCCTGACGGGAGCCATTGTCGGGACAGCCCCACGCCAAGCCCTGCTGCGGGTGGTGGAGGTGCAGGCTGGGGAGGGACAGGTGCCCGTCTGGCTGCGCATCGAGCGAGATGGCGCGCCCGGGGGATGGGTCGCCGCCCAGTCGGGCTCCACCCGTCTGGTGGAACGGCTCTAG
- a CDS encoding DUF427 domain-containing protein: MSPQPISPHPGQESVWDYPRPPRLEPTTELVEVLFNGELIAQSRRCYRVLETSHPPTYYIPPTDVRLQYLRPSSRTSFCEFKGAACYWTVQVGSQTAVDAAWSYPDPSPAFLPIRDYLAFYPGRVQECRVGGERVRPQPGDFYGGWITSKVVGPFKGEPGSWNW, from the coding sequence ATGTCTCCCCAACCGATTTCTCCCCATCCAGGACAAGAATCTGTCTGGGACTATCCGCGCCCACCTCGTCTGGAGCCCACCACAGAACTGGTGGAAGTTCTCTTCAATGGCGAGCTCATTGCCCAAAGCCGCCGTTGCTACCGCGTCCTGGAAACCAGCCACCCGCCCACCTACTACATTCCCCCCACCGACGTTCGACTGCAGTATCTCCGCCCCAGCTCTCGCACCTCTTTCTGTGAGTTCAAAGGGGCTGCCTGCTACTGGACAGTTCAGGTCGGATCCCAAACAGCCGTAGATGCCGCCTGGAGCTATCCGGATCCCAGCCCGGCGTTTTTGCCCATCCGCGACTACCTTGCCTTTTATCCAGGCCGTGTGCAGGAGTGCCGGGTAGGTGGAGAACGAGTCCGGCCTCAACCCGGAGATTTCTACGGCGGTTGGATCACCTCAAAGGTCGTAGGCCCTTTCAAAGGAGAGCCGGGTAGCTGGAACTGGTAG